In Bradyrhizobium guangxiense, the following are encoded in one genomic region:
- a CDS encoding alpha/beta fold hydrolase — protein sequence MQQKTVTTDILDIAYREYGAPDGWPCIMGHGFPYDVNAYAETAPILAEAGARVLVPWLRGYGPTRFRSASTLRSGEQAALGADLLAFMDALGIRRAVLGGYDWGGRAACVVAALHPERVIGLVSGNSYNIQNIARSMEPASPPEEAALWYQYLFHNERGRRALERNRRGFARQLWAMWSPTWAFDDATFENSAVSFDNPDFVDVVIHSYRHRYALVEGDPAYAAIEEQLAAQPPIRVPTIAIDGDSDGVNPGTAHHARKFEAFFERRVFAGAGHNLPQERPAEWAQAVIDVRTAAAS from the coding sequence ATGCAACAAAAAACCGTCACCACGGACATCCTCGACATCGCCTATCGCGAATATGGCGCGCCCGACGGCTGGCCCTGCATCATGGGCCACGGCTTTCCCTACGACGTGAACGCCTATGCCGAAACCGCGCCGATCCTTGCAGAGGCCGGCGCGCGCGTGCTGGTGCCGTGGTTGCGCGGCTATGGGCCGACGCGTTTTCGCAGCGCGTCGACCTTGCGGTCCGGCGAGCAGGCGGCGCTCGGCGCCGATCTCTTGGCTTTCATGGATGCGCTCGGCATCCGGCGCGCGGTTCTTGGCGGCTATGACTGGGGCGGGCGCGCGGCCTGTGTCGTTGCCGCGCTCCATCCGGAGCGCGTGATCGGTCTCGTCTCCGGCAACTCCTACAACATCCAGAACATCGCCCGATCCATGGAGCCGGCCTCGCCGCCGGAGGAGGCCGCGCTCTGGTATCAATATCTCTTCCACAACGAGCGCGGCCGCCGCGCGCTGGAGCGGAACCGGCGCGGCTTTGCCCGTCAGCTCTGGGCGATGTGGTCGCCGACATGGGCGTTCGACGATGCGACGTTCGAGAACAGCGCGGTGTCCTTCGACAATCCTGATTTCGTCGATGTCGTGATCCATTCCTACCGCCACCGCTATGCGCTGGTGGAAGGCGACCCCGCCTATGCCGCGATCGAAGAACAGCTCGCTGCGCAACCGCCGATCCGCGTGCCGACGATTGCGATCGACGGCGACAGCGACGGCGTCAATCCCGGCACCGCGCACCATGCGCGCAAGTTCGAGGCCTTCTTCGAGCGGCGCGTGTTCGCGGGCGCCGGTCATAATCTGCCGCAGGAGCGGCCCGCCGAATGGGCGCAGGCCGTGATCGACGTCCGGACAGCGGCTGCATCATAG
- the folE gene encoding GTP cyclohydrolase I FolE, protein MKSPVRKLERVAVAQAPVERPDRAEVEQAIRTMIRWAGDDPERDGLRETPDRVARAFEEYFSGYAQDPTEILQKTFEEIEGYDEMIVLRGVRFESHCEHHMAPIVGRAWVAYIPQGRVVGISKLARVVDVYAKRLQIQEKMTAQIANTINDVLKPEGVGVIIKATHHCMTTRGAHKPGTDLVTSRMLGVFRDNALTRQELLGLANSDD, encoded by the coding sequence ATGAAGTCACCAGTGCGCAAGCTGGAACGTGTCGCGGTGGCGCAGGCGCCGGTGGAACGGCCAGACAGGGCGGAGGTCGAGCAGGCCATCCGGACCATGATCCGCTGGGCCGGCGATGATCCCGAGCGCGACGGTTTGCGCGAGACACCTGATCGCGTGGCACGCGCTTTCGAGGAATATTTTTCCGGATATGCGCAGGATCCGACCGAAATCCTGCAAAAGACCTTCGAGGAGATCGAAGGTTATGACGAGATGATCGTGCTGCGCGGCGTTCGCTTCGAGAGCCATTGCGAGCACCACATGGCGCCGATCGTCGGCCGCGCCTGGGTCGCCTATATTCCGCAGGGGCGCGTCGTCGGCATCTCAAAGCTTGCTCGCGTGGTGGACGTCTACGCGAAACGGCTCCAGATCCAGGAGAAGATGACCGCCCAGATCGCCAATACCATCAACGACGTACTCAAGCCCGAAGGCGTCGGGGTCATCATCAAGGCGACACATCACTGCATGACCACGCGCGGTGCGCACAAGCCCGGGACCGATCTCGTCACCAGCCGGATGCTGGGTGTGTTCCGCGACAATGCGCTGACGCGCCAGGAACTGCTGGGGCTCGCCAATTCGGACGATTGA
- a CDS encoding HdeD family acid-resistance protein, whose product MTSASDASHHPSLGSGISALHGKWGWIVALGVVYLIAGFVALGSMVMATVASVIVVGAMMIVAGVTEVIGAFQMKSWGKFLIWALLGVLYIIAGFLTFENPLFAAVLLTLFLGASLLASGAVRLFLAFSMKRESPWVWVALSAVVTLLLGLLILARWPVNSVYILGLFLGIDLIMAGAGWLSLGLSLKRRG is encoded by the coding sequence ATGACAAGTGCTTCAGATGCGTCCCATCATCCCAGTCTCGGCTCGGGTATCTCTGCGCTGCACGGCAAATGGGGCTGGATCGTCGCGCTCGGCGTCGTGTACCTCATCGCCGGCTTCGTCGCGCTCGGCAGCATGGTCATGGCGACGGTGGCGAGCGTGATCGTGGTCGGAGCGATGATGATCGTCGCCGGCGTGACCGAGGTCATCGGCGCCTTCCAGATGAAGAGCTGGGGAAAATTCTTGATCTGGGCCCTGCTCGGCGTGCTCTACATCATCGCCGGCTTTCTCACCTTCGAGAACCCGCTCTTCGCCGCGGTTCTGCTGACTCTGTTCCTCGGCGCCTCGCTGCTGGCCTCCGGCGCAGTCAGGCTGTTTCTCGCCTTCAGCATGAAGCGCGAAAGCCCGTGGGTCTGGGTGGCGCTGTCGGCCGTCGTCACGCTGCTGCTCGGGCTGTTGATCCTGGCGCGCTGGCCGGTGAACAGCGTCTACATCCTCGGTCTGTTCCTCGGCATCGACCTGATCATGGCCGGTGCGGGCTGGCTCAGCCTCGGCCTCAGCCTGAAGCGGCGCGGCTGA
- a CDS encoding M81 family metallopeptidase produces the protein MSQTRRVLSAQIAHETNTFSIVPTTLDDYRKRLFLLGAEIAPALGATKMEIAGHLAAAQRYGWTLVQPIAASATPSGKVTADCWAELQRLVYEACETGPLDGVILALHGAMVTETDEDAEGALLEGLRKRLGETIPIAGTLDLHANVTERMGRLANIMLPYRTYPHIDQYETALRAADLLQSAMDGKIRPKVVHLQGPLLDGCNHGRTQGGVMSDLLARAADMEARTPGLLSVDVCAGFSRSDIAEVGPSVQVTYDASHNAAETAARQAAAALYDEIYRRRAEVTVAVHDLPTATRLAAEAAEDVADTRPFVISDYSDNPGSGAYGDGVRLLEALLKANVKGVLLGVLGDPEAAARCHAAGLGASLEIVVGAKRDPASYGPPLTLAGRVAALSDGTFVCEGPMNAGQPMTLGPSALFEVNGISIALSTNTLQTYDQEMFRILGAEPAQFRVVAVKSAHHFRAAFGPMAKVVILADSGGLATNDYTTLVYRRVRRPIWPLDEMPLD, from the coding sequence ATGAGCCAGACGCGACGTGTGCTCTCCGCGCAGATCGCCCACGAGACCAACACGTTCTCGATCGTTCCGACCACGCTCGATGACTACCGCAAGCGGCTGTTTCTCCTCGGAGCCGAGATCGCCCCCGCACTCGGCGCCACCAAGATGGAGATCGCCGGGCATCTGGCTGCGGCCCAACGCTACGGCTGGACCCTGGTGCAGCCGATTGCAGCCTCGGCCACGCCGTCCGGCAAGGTGACGGCGGACTGCTGGGCCGAACTGCAACGCCTCGTCTACGAGGCCTGCGAGACGGGACCGCTCGACGGCGTCATCCTCGCCTTGCACGGCGCAATGGTGACCGAGACCGACGAGGATGCCGAGGGTGCGCTGCTGGAAGGATTGCGCAAGCGGCTCGGCGAGACGATCCCGATCGCGGGGACGCTCGACCTGCATGCCAACGTCACCGAACGCATGGGCCGGCTGGCCAACATCATGCTGCCCTACCGGACCTATCCGCACATCGACCAATACGAGACGGCACTCCGCGCGGCCGATCTGCTGCAATCGGCGATGGACGGCAAGATCCGTCCGAAGGTCGTCCACCTGCAGGGACCGCTGCTCGACGGATGCAATCACGGACGAACCCAGGGCGGCGTGATGAGCGATCTGTTGGCGCGCGCGGCGGACATGGAGGCGCGAACACCCGGCCTGTTGTCGGTCGACGTCTGCGCGGGCTTCAGCCGCTCGGACATTGCCGAGGTCGGCCCCAGCGTGCAGGTGACCTACGATGCCTCGCACAACGCCGCGGAGACGGCGGCGCGGCAGGCTGCGGCCGCGCTCTATGACGAGATCTACCGTCGCCGCGCCGAGGTCACCGTCGCGGTGCATGATTTGCCGACCGCGACCAGGCTTGCCGCGGAGGCCGCAGAAGATGTCGCCGATACCCGTCCCTTTGTCATTTCCGATTACAGCGACAACCCGGGTTCAGGCGCCTATGGCGACGGCGTTCGCCTGTTGGAGGCGCTGCTGAAGGCCAACGTCAAAGGCGTGCTGCTCGGCGTCCTCGGCGATCCCGAAGCCGCCGCCCGCTGCCATGCCGCGGGTCTCGGGGCCAGCCTCGAAATCGTTGTCGGCGCCAAGCGCGATCCCGCCAGCTACGGGCCGCCACTCACGCTGGCCGGACGCGTCGCCGCGCTGTCGGACGGCACCTTCGTCTGCGAGGGACCGATGAATGCCGGTCAGCCCATGACGCTCGGCCCGTCCGCCCTGTTCGAGGTGAACGGCATCTCGATCGCCCTGTCGACCAACACGCTGCAAACCTATGATCAGGAAATGTTCCGGATTCTCGGCGCGGAGCCGGCGCAGTTTCGGGTCGTCGCGGTCAAGTCCGCCCACCACTTCCGCGCCGCTTTCGGGCCGATGGCCAAGGTGGTGATCCTGGCCGACAGCGGCGGCCTTGCCACGAATGACTACACGACCCTCGTTTATCGCAGGGTTCGCCGCCCGATCTGGCCGCTCGACGAGATGCCGCTGGATTGA
- a CDS encoding ABC transporter substrate-binding protein, with protein sequence MKAALVLAAALAAACLPTSVSAQKSYGPGVSDTEIKIGNTMPYSGPASPLSITGRVIAAYFDEVNEKGGVGGRKLNLISLDDAFSPPKTMEAARRLVEGDGVAFIFATMGTAPSSAIAKYLNSNKVPQLFLISSASKWNDPANMPWSMALPWAPNYTSEAAIDVAYARAKNPNARFAVLYQNDDAGKEYLRGVKEALGADADKAIAMASSFEVADPTVDSQVLTLASTKADVFMIYSVTPRACAQAIRKAHEVGWQPTRFLASGCANKATVMVPAGLDAGKGVLSLGSLKPFVETPKDDPAMTTYIDFMKKRLPNADVNNVAGLYGYTVAEALVVLLKQCKDNLTRENIMAQAANLKNVPLSLLMPGITLNTTPQDFRPIKDGYMLQFDGNDWVVASELLKGT encoded by the coding sequence ATGAAAGCTGCCTTGGTCCTGGCCGCGGCGCTGGCTGCCGCCTGCCTGCCGACTTCTGTCTCCGCGCAAAAATCCTATGGTCCCGGTGTCAGCGACACCGAGATCAAGATCGGCAACACCATGCCCTATAGCGGGCCGGCCTCGCCGCTCAGCATCACGGGCAGGGTGATTGCGGCCTATTTCGACGAGGTCAACGAGAAGGGCGGGGTCGGCGGCCGCAAGCTCAATCTGATCTCGCTCGACGACGCGTTCTCACCGCCCAAGACCATGGAGGCGGCGCGGCGTCTCGTCGAGGGCGACGGCGTTGCCTTCATCTTCGCCACCATGGGTACGGCGCCGAGCTCGGCGATCGCAAAGTACCTGAACAGCAACAAGGTGCCGCAGCTCTTCTTGATCAGCTCGGCGTCGAAGTGGAACGATCCCGCCAACATGCCGTGGTCGATGGCGCTGCCCTGGGCGCCGAACTACACCAGCGAGGCCGCCATCGACGTCGCCTATGCCCGCGCCAAGAACCCGAATGCGCGCTTTGCCGTGCTCTACCAGAACGACGATGCCGGCAAGGAATATCTGCGCGGCGTCAAGGAAGCGCTCGGCGCCGATGCCGACAAGGCGATCGCGATGGCCTCGAGCTTCGAGGTTGCGGATCCCACCGTCGATTCCCAGGTGCTGACGCTGGCGAGCACCAAGGCCGACGTCTTCATGATCTATTCGGTGACGCCGCGCGCCTGCGCGCAGGCGATCCGCAAGGCCCATGAGGTCGGCTGGCAGCCGACGCGCTTTCTCGCCTCAGGCTGCGCCAACAAGGCAACCGTGATGGTGCCGGCGGGACTCGATGCCGGCAAGGGCGTGCTCTCGCTCGGCTCGCTCAAGCCGTTCGTCGAGACGCCCAAGGACGATCCGGCGATGACGACCTATATCGACTTCATGAAGAAGCGCCTGCCCAATGCCGACGTCAACAACGTCGCCGGCCTCTACGGCTACACCGTCGCCGAGGCGCTGGTGGTGCTGCTGAAGCAGTGCAAGGACAATCTGACGCGCGAGAACATCATGGCGCAGGCCGCGAACCTGAAGAACGTGCCGCTGTCGCTCCTGATGCCCGGCATCACCCTCAACACCACGCCGCAGGATTTCCGCCCGATCAAGGACGGCTATATGCTGCAATTCGACGGCAACGACTGGGTGGTGGCGAGCGAGCTTTTGAAGGGGACGTGA